In Zingiber officinale cultivar Zhangliang chromosome 1A, Zo_v1.1, whole genome shotgun sequence, a genomic segment contains:
- the LOC122023020 gene encoding flap endonuclease 1-A-like yields MGIKGLTKLLADHAPKAMKEQKFESYFGRKIAIDASMSIYQFLIVVGRTGMETLTNEAGEVTSHLQGMFNRTIRLLEAGIKPVYVFDGQPPELKKEELAKRYSKREDATKDLSTAIETGDLEGIEKYSKRTVKVTKQHNEDCRRLLRLMGVPTIEAPCEAEAQCATLCKSDKVYAVASEDMDSLTFGAPKFLRHLMDPSSKKIPVMEFEVSKVLEELELTMDQFIDLCILSGCDYCDSIKGIGGQTALKLIRQHSCIENILENINKERYQIPEEWPYQEARRLFKEPNVIMDVPELKWIPPDEEGILNFLVNENGFNSDRVAKAIEKIKSAKNKSSQGRLESFFKPVVNASAPTKRKESDKASKETSTNKNSRAGTAKKKR; encoded by the exons ATGGGGATAAAG GGTTTGACGAAGCTCCTTGCGGACCACGCTCCCAAAGCTATGAAGGAACAGAAGTTTGAGAGTTATTTCGGTCGGAAGATTGCAATCGACGCCAGCATGAGCATCTACCAGTTCCTT ATCGTTGTCGGAAGAACTGGCATGGAAACTCTCACTAATGAGGCTGGCGAAGTTACAAG TCATTTGCAGGGGATGTTCAATCGAACTATCAGATTATTAGAAGCAGGTATCAAGCCAGT ATATGTATTTGACGGCCAGCCTCCAGAGCTGAAGAAAGAGGAACTTGCTAAAAG ataTTCAAAGAGGGAAGATGCAACTAAGGATTTGAGCACAGCAATCGAG ACTGGTGATTTGGAGGGAATTGAAAAGTACAGCAAAAGGACTGTCAAG GTAACCAAGCAACATAATGAAGATTGTAGACGTCTCTTAAGACTAATGGGGGTGCCTACTATTGAG GCACCCTGTGAAGCAGAAGCTCAATGTGCAACTCTTTGCAAAAGTGACAAA GTGTATGCGGTTGCCTCAGAAGACATGGATTCTTTAACTTTTGGGGCGCCGAAGTTTCTCCGTCACTTAATGGATCCTAGTTCCAAAAAAATCCCTGTGATGGAATTTGAAGTTTCAAAG GTTCTTGAAGAACTAGAACTCACTATGGATCAGTTCATTGATTTGTGCATCCTCTCTGGATGTGATTATTGTGATAGCATTAAAG GCATTGGTGGACAAACAGCTTTGAAGCTCATCCGTCAGCATAGTTGCATAGAGAATATCTTGGAGAACATAAACAAAGAAAG ATATCAAATTCCTGAAGAGTGGCCTTATCAAGAAGCTCGACGCTTGTTCAAAGAACCAAATGTGATCATGGACGTTCCAGAACTAAAGTGGATACCTCCAGACGAGGAG GGTATTCTGAACTTTCTGgtgaatgaaaatggattcaaCAGTGATCGAGTTGCTAAG gcaatagaaaaaattaaatccgCCAAGAACAAATCTTCCCAGGGCCG GTTGGAGTCATTTTTTAAACCTGTTGTAAATGCATCCGCCCCCACCAAAAGAAAG GAGAGTGACAAAGCTTCAAAAGAAACTTCTACCAACAAGAACTCTAGAGCTGGAACTgcaaagaagaaaagataa
- the LOC122023030 gene encoding transcription factor MYB61-like, translating into MGRHSCCYKQKLRKGLWSPDEDEKLFNHITKHGHGCWSSVPKFAGLQRCGKSCRLRWINYLRPDLKRGMFSEEEEGLIIELHAALGNRWSQIASRLPGRTDNEIKNFWNSCIKKKLKQNGIDPDTHKPPKEDNPHKDEPVAPSIIENSDLSNSGTSESQSLSQSLPLRFEQSDMALNVIPEFSTGYNNDNTLTSIMNLPQDASFQPFQYLEGGIDVNPSSSSGSSGNSSSAMQLQSYFPWSELLPDGGAEIHIGDEPEDLKWSEYLNGTIRCMYGMHKDSSI; encoded by the exons ATGGGGAGGCACTCTTGCTGCTACAAGCAGAAGCTGAGGAAAGGCCTGTGGTCGCCCGATGAGGACGAGAAGCTCTTCAACCACATAACCAAGCATGGCCATGGATGTTGGAGTTCTGTCCCAAAGTTTGCAG GTTTGCAGAGGTGCGGGAAGAGCTGCAGGTTGAGGTGGATAAACTACCTGAGGCCTGATCTCAAAAGAGGCATGTTctcagaggaggaggaggggctCATAATTGAACTCCATGCAGCGTTAGGCAACAG ATGGTCGCAGATTGCCTCAAGGTTGCCTGGAAGAACCGATAACGAGATCAAGAACTTCTGGAACTCCTGCATCAAGAAGAAGCTGAAGCAGAATGGCATTGACCCTGACACCCACAAGCCACCCAAAGAGGATAACCCCCACAAGGATGAGCCAGTCGCTCCATCAATCATCGAGAATTCAGATTTGTCCAACTCCGGGACGTCCGAAAGCCAGTCCTTGAGCCAGAGCCTGCCGCTCCGGTTTGAGCAAAGCGACATGGCTCTGAATGTGATTCCTGAGTTCAGTACTGGCTACAACAACGACAACACTCTCACTTCAATTATGAATCTCCCTCAAGATGCTTCATTTCAGCCTTTCCAGTACTTGGAAGGTGGTATCGATGTTAATCCGAGTAGCAGCAGTGGGAGCAGTGGGAATAGCAGCAGCGCAATGCAGTTGCAGAGCTACTTTCCATGGTCAGAGTTGCTGCCCGATGGAGGTGCTGAAATCCACATCGGAGATGAGCCAGAGGACCTCAAGTGGTCAGAGTACCTCAATGGCACCATTCGATGCATGTACGGGATGCACAAAGATAGCAGCATTTGA